The genomic interval ATCGCGCTCGCGACGCACATAGCCAGCTTTCTCCAGCCGATCCACGACGCCGGTGATGGCGCCGGTCGTCAGGCCCGTGACCTCGGCGAGCCGGCCTGCGGTCGCCCGTCCTTCCAGGTTCAGAAAGTCCATGCATTCGAGATCGGAATTGGAGATCCCGGCAACGTTGGCAACCGCCTGGCCGTAGAGCACGCCCTGCGCCGACGATCGACGCATCGCCTCTTCGAGTTCCCCAAGCAGCACGGTGCGCGCTTTTCCCCTTGACAAGGACCGGCCTCATATCTTAGCAACTATATCTCTTAGTCGCTAAGATAATTAGCGACCATAATTTTCCTAGCACCCAGCCACCCTCGGGAGCAAGACATGCAAAGCCGTCCTCGCAAGGCCCTGATCATCGGCGCCGGTATCGCCGGGCCCGTCACCGCGATCCTGCTCCGCCGCGCCGGCATCGAGGCGCAGATCTTCGAGGCCTGGCCCTACTCCACCGGCATCGGCGGCGGGCTCCAGATCGCACCGAACGGCATGCACGTGATGGAAGAGCTCGGCCTCGCCCGCGAGCTGATCGGCCGCGGCTCCGTCGCGGAGTCCTTCGACTTCTACGCCCAGGATGGCACGCGGCTCGGCTCGATCAATCGCGACATGGAAAGGCGCTTCGGCCAGCCTGCGGTGAACATCTGCCGCGCGACGCTGAACGAGATCCTCATCGACAAGGCGTGGTGCTCGCATGCCGAGCTCTACTTCGAAAAACGCCTGGTCGGCATCGAGGATCGCGGCGACCAGCCGATCGTCGCGCATTTTGCCGACGGCACCAGCGCCGAAGGCGACTTCCTGATCGGCGCCGACGGCGTGCATTCCGCCGTCCGCCGCCATGTCGTGCCTGATGGTCCCACGCCCTTCGACACCGGCCTGATCGGCTTTGGCGGATTTGTACCGCGCGCCGTGCTCGACGGCGTTTCGCTCGGCGGGCGGGTCGAGACCACGTTTGGCCGCAGCGGCTTCTTCGGTTACGGATTCTGGAGCACCGACCCCAGGGACGGCGCGATGTGGTGGAGCACGCAGCCCGCAAACGGCATGGATGCGGCAACGTTCCGCGGCCAGGAGCAATCGACGCTGAAGCAGCATCTGCGCGACTTCCACAGGGGATGGCACGACCCGATCCCCGCGATCATCGAAGTCGCCGAGAACATCGTGGTGACCGACACGCTCGACGTCGCGACGCTGCCGACCTGGTCGCGCAAACGTTCATTGCTGAT from Bradyrhizobium arachidis carries:
- a CDS encoding FAD-dependent monooxygenase — its product is MQSRPRKALIIGAGIAGPVTAILLRRAGIEAQIFEAWPYSTGIGGGLQIAPNGMHVMEELGLARELIGRGSVAESFDFYAQDGTRLGSINRDMERRFGQPAVNICRATLNEILIDKAWCSHAELYFEKRLVGIEDRGDQPIVAHFADGTSAEGDFLIGADGVHSAVRRHVVPDGPTPFDTGLIGFGGFVPRAVLDGVSLGGRVETTFGRSGFFGYGFWSTDPRDGAMWWSTQPANGMDAATFRGQEQSTLKQHLRDFHRGWHDPIPAIIEVAENIVVTDTLDVATLPTWSRKRSLLIGDAAHATSPHAGQGASLALEDAMRLGRLMMQGQELGLTFQNFELERRPRAEKIVAIARRNGSSKREFSASGAWIRNQMMKWFLPLGAKSMDFMYAYDARAA